A region from the Metarhizium brunneum chromosome 7, complete sequence genome encodes:
- the gntK gene encoding Thermoresistant gluconokinase has translation MGFIYIRAHGFGKVHGGEISCLQLQPKANIDKIHNGEPLTDSDCEHWLEAISEHVSDYEKDQVHQRRLIIICSALKRSYRELLRQSCHHAGYSVVHFVYLDAPESELRRRAEAKHDDFPESNLVHSQFQKLERPGIDESDATIISVVPPLEDVQTAALEAVSKTFIDKGVQK, from the exons ATGggttttatttatatccgGGCCCACGGCTTCGGGAAAGTCCACGGTGGCGAAATTTCTTGCCTCCAG CTTCAACCGaaggccaacattgacaaaATACACAACGGCGAGCCTTTGACTGATTCGGATTGCGAACACTGGCTTGAAGCCATCTCGGAGCATGTCTCGGACTACGAAAAGGACCAGGTTCACCAGCGCCGTCTCATCATCATATGCTCAGCATTGAAGCGGAGTTATCGCGAACTGCTAAGGCAAAGCTGCCACCATGCTGGCTATTCAGTCGTGCACTTTGTATACCTCGACGCACCAGAGTCCGAGCTGCGGCGTCGAGCAGAGGCTAAACATGATGATTTTCCCGAGTCAAATCTAGTGCACAGCCAGTTTCAAAAACTTGAGCGACCTGGGATTGATGAATCTGACGCCACGATTATTAGTGTAGTTCCTCCCCTAGAAGATGTCCAAACTGCTGCGCTGGAGGCTGTGTCAAAGACCTTTATCGACAAGGGAGTGCAGAAATAA
- the Sugct_3 gene encoding Succinate--hydroxymethylglutarate CoA-transferase: MENYSVQQESQRILEEQLLKNEQLSLPREFVEAAKRVKITGKDPKPFIPTPCKVTESAAALAALVAAEGSAISADRYGIGYQAAEVDTDLATLFLESIILPTINGKPAMQDDRVLAELKKGDLYDMAKPIHQQATNVYQTKDGKWYHLHGSMNASATMGLVGVEEQDVTREEAIKIFSDKVAQYDAAYLEKTANEHLRQAGVTCLTPEEFFASEHGKIMADEPLWTMKPVPAPRSTWPAQKSDKLKPLEGIRVIDFSRVIAAPVISKVLAVLGAQVIKVSNKNLPDVTATWIDLSTGKKDADIDLKSDEGKNTFKRLVAGADVLIDGYRPGILAKLGFNSASLRTINPKLVYVRENCYGFKGPLAYRSGWQQISDCLVGISWLQGKFLGLNEPVVPLLPNSDYQTGLVGAAAVLQALFQRTKVDCTYDIDVSLTQYNIWYYRLGQYTADQGKAILARNEGFHVRHYDEMFSLIQKTHAAISKARPELFKNPDYFSTMSGREWGVGDDITILAPPFKFETSVLEYAVPSGVRGRSIPEWAA; the protein is encoded by the exons ATGGAGAATTACTCGGTTCAACAGGAGAGCCAGCGCATCCTAGAGGAGCAACTCCTCAAGAACGAGCAATTATCCCTGCCCCGCGAGTTTGTGGAAGCAGCAAAGCGAGTCAAAATTACCGGCAAGGATCCCAAGCCATTTATCCCGACCCCATGTAAAGTCACCGAGTCCGCAGCGGCGCTGGCTGCCCTCGTAGCGGCCGAAGGGAGTGCCATCAGTGCCGACCGCTACGGCATCGGATACCAAGCCGCCGAAGTTGATAC GGACCTCGCCACCCTTTTCCTAGAGTCCATTATCCTGCCCAccatcaatggcaagccGGCCATGCAGGATGACCGCGTGCTGGCCGAGCTAAAGAAGGGGGACTTGTACGACATGGCGAAGCCTATCCACCAGCAGGCGACAAACGTTTACCAGACCAAGGATGGCAAATGGTACCATTTGCACGGGTCAATGAATGCCTCGGCGACAATGGGCCTGGTTGGTGTGGAAGAGCAGGACGTGACGCGTGAGGAGGCCATCAAGATCTTCAGCGACAAGGTCGCCCAGTATGACGCCGCGTACCTGGAAAAAACGGCCAACGAACATCTTCGCCAAGCAGGGGTGACGTGCCTCACCCCCGAGGAATTCTTTGCCTCGGAACACGGCAAGATCATGGCGGATGAGCCGCTCTGGACTATGAAGCCGGTTCCCGCACCACGGAGCACCTGGCCAGCGCAAAAGTCGGACAAGCTCAAGCCGCTCGAGGGCATACGTGTCATTGACTTTTCCCGTGTGATTGCCGCCCCCGTCATCTCCAAAGTCCTGGCCGTTCTCGGCGCCCAAGTCATCAAGGTGTCGAACAAGAACCTGCCCGATGTCACTGCAACATGGATTGATCTGAGCACGGGCAAGAAGGACGCAGATATCGACTTGAAGAGTGACGAGGGCAAGAACACATTCAAGCGACTCGTCGCGGGCGCCGACGTCTTGATCGACGGTTATCGCCCCGGCATTCTGGCCAAACTGGGCTTCAACTCTGCGTCGCTGCGCACAATCAACCCGAAGCTGGTGTACGTCCGCGAGAACTGCTACGGGTTCAAGGGCCCGCTGGCATATCGCTCCGGCTGGCAGCAGATAAGCGACTGCCTCGTGGGCATCTCGTGGCTGCAAGGGAAATTCCTGGGCTTGAATGAGCCGGTGGTGCCTCTGCTTC CCAATTCCGACTATCAGACAGGTCTTGTGGGCGCAGCCGCAGTCTTGCAGGCGTTGTTTCAACGGACCAAGGTAGACTGCACGTACGACATTGATGTGAGCCTGACGCAGTACAACATATGGTACTATCGCCTTGGCCAGTACACTGCGGACCAGGGAAAAGCGATTTTGGCACGAAATGAAGGCTTCCACGTTCGGCATTATGACGAAATGTTTTCGTTGATACAAAAAACCCACGCTGCCATATCCAAGGCTCGGCCGGAACTGTTTAAAAACCCTGACTACTTTTCCACTATGTCTGGGCGAGAGTGGGGAGTGGGTGACGATATTACCATTTTGGCACCGCCCTTTAAATTTGAGACGTCGGTGCTTGAGTACGCAGTTCCTTCTGGAGTACGGGGGAGGTCGATTCCTGAATGGGCGGCATAG
- the mlcH_1 gene encoding ML-236A carboxylate methylbutanoyltransferase mlcH, whose product MSFSDEIEQKLSATIDKAVAGEDAIPGTTVVIFAKDGSELFVKSAGKRGVSTNEPMTPDSIFWLASCTKILTGLACMQLVERGVLKLDDATQTEGFCPEWRDLKVLTPTGELVEKKNAITLRMLLTHTAGFGYSFFSDRLRDWGYPAGIEEFSGDMADIMQPLLFQPGEGWQYGVNMDWAGVILERATGKKLNEYIQENICKPLGLEQLTMFPTEQMKKHLVYMHQRAPDGKLSRRDHLQRRNLTATTAEQQKAIFNSGGAGMFAKPQEYCRVLAALLNDGTCPRTGVKILEKSTVDEMFTNQIPQFPQFGRQGFPASKPELVNPVTDIYPTPGNPPQGWGLTFMLNGGPTGRSDTTGWWAGIANVFFWADRENGIGGMVCSQILPFGDPRVLGLWVELESLAYQGLKMMTREA is encoded by the exons ATGAGCTTCAGCGACGAAATCGAGCAAAAACTCAGTGCGACCATTGACAAGGCAGTGGCTGGCGAAGATGCCATTCCAGGCACGACGGTCGTCATCTTTGCCAAGGATGGCTCCGAGCTGTTTGTCAAGTCAGCCGGCAAACGCGGAGTTTCGACAAACGAGCCCATGACTCCGGACAGCATCTTCTGGCTGGCTTCTTGCACCAAAATCCTGACCGGCCTGGCCTGCATGCAACTTGTCGAAAGGGGCGTCTTGAAGCTCGACGATGCCACTCAAACCGAAGGCTTCTGCCCCGAATGGCGGGACTTGAAAGTCCTCACACCCACTGGAGAGTTGGTAGAGAAGAAGAACGCCATCACCCTGCGAATGTTGTTGACGCACACGGCCGGGTTTGGATATTCCTTCTTCAGCGACCGCCTCCGCGACTGGGGATATCCAGCTGGCATCGAGGAGTTCTCCGGCGACATGGCGGATATCATGCAACCGCTTCTATTCCAGCCCGGAGAAGGCTGGCAGTACGGA GTAAACATGGACTGGGCCGGTGTTATTCTCGAAAGAGCGACCGGAAAGAAACTCAACGAGTACATACAGGAAAATATCTGTAAACCCCTTGGTCTTGAGCAACTCACCATGTTTCCAACagagcagatgaagaagcATCTCGTATACATGCACCAACGGGCCCCGGATGGCAAGCTGTCCCGTCGCGACCATCTCCAGCGCAGAAACTTgacggccacgacggccgaGCAGCAAAAGGCCATCTTTAACAGCGGCGGGGCTGGCATGTTTGCCAAGCCTCAGGAATACTGTC GTGTTCTGGCCGCTTTGTTGAACGACGGCACTTGCCCGCGAACAGGTGTCAAGATACTCGAGAAATCCACCGTGGACGAAATGTTTACCAACCAGATTCCACAGTTCCCTCAGTTTGGTCGACAGGGATTTCCGGCGTCGAAGCCTGAACTGGTGAACCCCGTGACGGACATTTATCCCACCCCTGGAAATCCCCCGCAAGGTTGGGGCTTGACGTTTATGCTTAATGGTGGTCCAACGGGCAGATCTGACACTACGGGCTGGTGGGCGGGTATCGCAAATGTGTTTTTTTGGGCTGATAGGGAGAATGGGATCGGTGGCATGGTTTGCTCGCAGATTCTTCCATTTGGGGATCCTAGAGTACTTGGGCTGTGGGTTGAGTTGGAGAGTCTGGCGTACCAAGggttgaagatgatgacgcGAGAAGCGTGA
- the fsdR_2 gene encoding Fusaridione A cluster transcription factor fsdR, with protein sequence MVVEDTGELRYFGPSASLAILSPGGLEWLELHTNDSTLRQRLLSPLTARGNSWAKWAHPHASTQSPASLNCSSCSTAASATQSLPWEEASSLVDEFLENFNIALPIFHPPTLTSLLEKHYATNLHTDKASTEPAWPVALFSILAMAQRKRAEESSNPQEALEKAWNFADRAVEGATSVLTSSVSMLSVQGILTLAWFFYGTPNPQPFFSFSAAAVRLVHAAGMHRTTGHSLLSPTDKVQRNRLFWIALIFDSTAAARTGRPCTQDINDIGVPLPALSPRDNLGILLGLSGDRALNILVAKSRLAMIQCKAYTRLFTTSASAKSIEDIEFGIGELGTELDELSLVIPSSMLGRDTPSHTLDWHPGHYSHIIGLAMALHGCIITVHSATWYRDSKSSPNRDARRGETRMRFRHLERCLHSSVEIERLACLIPRHRNNLMWEAVSHAHKALMPLVIAVLSDPSSEDAEGQLRCMERLVLFTSELMASQQDTYLKPLVQVSQELARAAREARCKAGRVAEGDAGGANSGASNENSVFVQPSFTAYLRASHTGSAHADGSVLETSQAETNNDLGMGACQTDDLISSLLWDWQGPSGYFLGGLDTDEG encoded by the exons ATGGTGGTCGAAGATACTGGGGAGTTGAGATACTTTG GGCCTTCTGCCAGCCTAGCTATCCTCTCACCCGGTGGCTTAGAATGGCTAGAGCTGCACACCAACGACTCGACTCTGCGGCAAAGACTTCTATCACCATTGACGGCTCGTGGGAACAGCTGGGCCAAATGGGCTCATCCCCACGCATCTACACAATCCCCAGCAAGCCTCAACTGCTCAAGTTGCTCGACGGCCGCCTCAGCAACGCAGTCGCTACCATGGGAGGAGGCGTCATCATTAGTCGACGAGTTTCTGGAAAATTTCAACATTGCTTTACCCATCTTTCATCCTCCCACGCTCACTAGCCTTCTAGAGAAACACTACGCAACCAATCTACATACAGACAAGGCCAGCACAGAACCAGCTTGGCCGGTGGCATTGTTCTCCAttctcgccatggcacaGAGAAAACGCGCTGAGGAGAGCTCGAACCCACAGGAAGCTTTAGAGAAAGCATGGAACTTTGCAGACAGGGCCGTGGAAGGCGCCACGTCCGTCCTCACGAGCAGCGTGAGCATGTTGTCAGTTCAGGGTATTTTGACTCTGGCATGGTTCTTTTACGGGACACCAAATCCGCAGCcgttcttctccttctccgccgcTGCCGTGCGCCTCGTCCACGCGGCCGGGATGCACCGGACGACAGGCCACTCACTACTGTCACCCACCGACAAAGTCCAACGGAACCGACTATTTTGGATCGCCCTCATATTCGACTCGACGGCGGCTGCGCGCACCGGCCGTCCATGTACGCAGGACATCAACGACATTGGCGTGCCGTTGCCGGCCCTCTCACCAAGGGACAACCTGGGCATCCTGCTGGGTCTATCCGGCGACAGGGCGCTCAACATTCTCGTGGCAAAATCCAGACTAGCCATGATACAATGTAAAGCCTACACTAGACTATTCACGACGTCAGCGTCCGCCAAGTCCATCGAGGATATCGAATTCGGGATCGGAGAGCTCGGCACAGAGCTAGATGAGTTGAGCCTCGTCATACCAAGCAGCATGCTGGGCCGGGACACGCCCAGCCATACCCTGGATTGGCATCCCGGCCACTATTCACACATTATCGGCCTGGCGATGGCCCTTCATGGCTGCATCATCACGGTGCACAGTGCCACCTGGTACCGCGATTCGAAAAGCTCCCCCAACCGTGACGCAAGGCGTGGCGAGACCAGGATGAGGTTCCGGCATTTGGAGCGGTGTCTGCATTCGAGCGTTGAAATAGAGAGGCTGGCTTGTCTGATTCCCCGCCATCGTAACAACCTTATGTG GGAGGCGGTATCTCATGCGCACAAGGCCCTCATGCCGCTGGTCATTGCTGTTCTTTCGGACCCGTCGAGCGAGGATGCCGAAGGCCAGCTACGGTGTATGGAGAGACTGGTTCTGTTCACGTCGGAGCTCATGGCAAGTCAGCAGGACACGTATTTGAAACCATTGGTGCAAGTCTCTCAGGAGCTGGCCCGGGCTGCGCGCGAAGCAAGATGTAAAGCAGGCCGTGTAGCTGAGGGCGATGCCGGTGGCGCAAATAGTGGTGCATCCAACGAGAACAGTGTGTTCGTGCAACCTTCATTCACGGCTTATTTGCGGGCTTCGCACACGGGTTCGGCTCATGCTGATGGAAGCGTGTTGGAGACGTCTCAGGCTGAGACGAATAATGATCTTGGGATGGGAGCATGCCAAACCGACGACCTTATTAGCAGCTTGTTGTGGGATTGGCAAGGGCCATCGGGATATTTCTTGGGAGGCTTGGATACTGATGAGGGGTGA